A window of Ptychodera flava strain L36383 chromosome 1, AS_Pfla_20210202, whole genome shotgun sequence contains these coding sequences:
- the LOC139136386 gene encoding uncharacterized protein: MMWRVIISTLLIFGVIGQAFGVAPMVGVDCKNKLVTRRTMLGKWTKIGGSCCINNIGFLKDGRLIGVADDNQLYVKKSPNVGDWEGPLPDSCCVKDVAVMPDGSILGVNMEGRLVKRPIPRTTSDSGWVVVPNSLGVAAVDVYRDGRIVGVSKTGKLRIRENLESPWKYYKCDGLNVRDIAIQRNGILFGIGKKSKSLHVLDSEGVWGAAIPDTDCLLSIVSVSNLVD; the protein is encoded by the exons ATGATGTGGCGTGTCATCATCAGCACTTTGCTAATCTTCGGGGTGATTGGCCAAGCCTTTGGAGTCG CTCCCATGGTCGGAGTAGACTGCAAAAATAAGTTGGTCACCAGGCGCACAATGCTCGGTAAGTGGACGAAGATAGGCGGCAGTTGCTGTATCAACAATATCGGCTTCTTGAAGGACGGGAGACTGATCGGCGTGGCCGACGACAACCAACTATACGTCAAGAAATCCCCGAACGTCGGCGACTGGGAGGGCCCACTGCCCGACAGCTGCTGCGTTAAGGATGTCGCCGTCATGCCGGATGGGTCCATCCTTGGCGTCAACATGGAGGGGCGCCTCGTCAAGCGCCCTATCCCACGCACAACATCAGACAGTGGTTGGGTGGTGGTTCCTAACAGCTTGGGTGTGGCGGCcgtcgacgtttaccgtgacgGAAGAATCGTCGGCGTCTCCAAGACTGGCAAACTCAGGATCCGCGAAAATCTGGAGTCCCCATGGAAGTACTACAAATGTGATGGCCTGAATGTTAGAGATATCGCCATACAGCGTAACGGTATCCTATTCGGGATCGGAAAGAAATCCAAATCTCTCCATGTCTTGGACAGTGAGGGCGTGTGGGGAGCCGCTATACCCGACACT
- the LOC139136487 gene encoding scavenger receptor cysteine-rich type 1 protein M130-like — MQIITGLQVKSSFDQDMETNWATLCAALVTVLLHSRVTDAESEVVRLVGGETPYEGRVEMFIEDEWLPVLYYRDSGSGVEKSWSFSAADILCNELGYKGSMSYGSSRALYGDPRRRITIIHCDENNESLLDCEFDLSDSFITAATVKCNSIDCGNPGEVENADRIGTQYSYNSTVIYTCHDGYYTNGSGTIRCTLEGRWTEKPSCFFNGSVVGISFGVVTVIVIG; from the exons ATGCAAATAATTACAGGTCTTCAGGTTAAATCATCATTTGATCAAGACATGGAGACGAACTGGGCAACTCTTTGTGCAGCCCTGGTTACTGTTTTATTACACAGTCGTGTCACGGATGCAG AATCGGAAGTCGTTCGACTTGTAGGCGGAGAAACGCCTTACGAAGGCCGAGTTGAGATGTTTATCGAGGACGAGTGGTTACCTGTCTTGTATTATAGAGATTCTGGCAGTGGCGTTGAAAAAAGCTGGAGTTTTTCAGCTGCTGATATTCTCTGCAATGAACTAG GATACAAAGGGTCGATGTCTTACGGATCCAGCAGGGCACTTTATGGTGATCCACGTCGTCGTATTACAATTATCCACTGTGACGAAAACAATGAATCCCTATTGGATTGCGAGTTCGACTTGTCTGATTCTTTCATCACAGCTGCAACTGTGAAATGTAATT CCATAGATTGTGGCAATCCAGGTGAAGTTGAAAATGCAGACAGGATCGGGACTCAATACAGCTACAACAGCACTGTGATATATACATGTCATGATGGTTACTACACCAACGGCAGCGGAACTATCCGTTGTACTCTTGAAGGGCGGTGGACTGAGAAGCCATCTTGTTTCTTCAATG